In Rhizophagus irregularis chromosome 30, complete sequence, a genomic segment contains:
- a CDS encoding uncharacterized protein (SECRETED:cutsite_PEA-KE; SECRETED:prob_0.3015); SECRETED:SignalP(1-19) — protein MLLLQLTVSCGWALSWPEAKELFDFLNPFLKLPDHHVLGGDILKQVVTDADKAMETALKEDPVGVTLTFDGWTNVKNEQLLGTVILSSEGKPYVRKAVDITSERENNAAVINKTEAMLTELKNKEITVCAIVTDSASAYAAAQYSINFKPPIVETRHQQGETPTLPREIFEIIDSSTFWDQITLINEILDPYCKLLNLLQCDKARLFQVVHSMNFWFNFG, from the exons atGTTACTACTTCAACTTACGGTCTCCTGTGGATGGGCATTATCATGGCCTGAAGCTAAGGAGTTATTCGattttttaaatccttttcTTAAACTACCTGATCACCATGTTCTTGGGGgtgatattttaaaacaagTTGTAACTGATGCAGATAAAGCTATGGAAACTGCACTTAAAGAAGATCCTGTTGGTGTGACTTTAACTTTTGATGGATGGACCAATGTAAAGAATGAGCAATTGTTAGGAACAGTTATATTATCTTCTGAAGGAAAGCCTTATGTTAGGAAAGCAGTTGATATCACATCTGAACGTGAAAATAATGCTgcagtaataaataaaactgaaGCAATGCTTACtgagttaaaaaataaagaaattactGTTTGCGCTATAGTTACTGATAGTGCATCTGCATATGCTGCAGCTCagtatt CTATCAATTTCAAACCACCAATTGTTGAAACACGTCATCAGCAAGGAGAAACACCAACTTTACCACGTGAAATATTTGAGATTATTGACTCTTCTACATTCTGGGATCAAATTACGcttattaatgaaattcttgatcCATATTGCAAATTGCTTAATTTACTACAATGTGATAAGGCACGTTTATTTCAGGTAGTACATAGTATGAATTTTTGGTTCAATTTTGGTTGA